The Hemibagrus wyckioides isolate EC202008001 linkage group LG15, SWU_Hwy_1.0, whole genome shotgun sequence genome window below encodes:
- the LOC131365611 gene encoding ankyrin repeat and SAM domain-containing protein 1A isoform X2 produces the protein MGKEQELLEAARTGNVAAVEKLLSGKRATSGGGGGGGFGGGGGGGGGAGHGSSGGGHSASAHALSSLLSIWRVPNVNCVDSNGYTPLHHAALNGHSEVVELLLKNEAVTNVADNKGCYPLHLAAWKGDQRIVRLLIHKGTSYPKLNEQTLDHREFKRCGPFDPYINAKNNDNETALHCAAQYGHSDVVRVLLEELTDPTMRNNRFETPLDLAALYGRLEVVKLLLCAHPNLLNTHTHTLTHTPLHLAARNGHLPVVEVLLSAGMDINYQTEKGSALHEAALFGKTEVVQKLLSAGINVNIMDNKNRTALDIVKEMPSQKSRQIAALIQAHTSGQPPDLPPPPVPPSQENLRRGQDVCVDVCEESPYEALFEASSCHSLDSLASGKSSDRDSGRPESEAGRSFVKDRNPPPSHSGGAAHEEDLSSEAVYTSSSLDERVEDDDDHTYETLHTAQTKHPTDTQTDKDSSAKSSNNLLPQRKTTTPGEVRPPASNTHTLNPPSSTLPSSGDSSAVPEQFTGLLHGSSPVVDTREGVEPSRLPSDRGAPKCPPPVSMATVRPDPDPKAIYATVNKEPRDSPSRNRPGDLKLSRSLSKSDSDLLSTPPTEEEAGLSGRSESMSSCSAAKRRMEKSPSFTSEWDEQTQRRYSSDWPRHSPKRNIEKIMTLIGAGFDFPKEQESSLTGLGMISDQSVGDWLERTGLPQYESKLLLNGFDDLRFMGSNVMEEQDLKEIGITDATHRRKLLNAARTLPKVKGCEGSVPLSSWLDSLGLSEYLHSFLQSGYNTLEAVRNLWELEIVNVLKITLLGHRKRIIASLTERLYDEPPVKPPRLSQIRCTDLMPQASSSALGLSDSYTHRSMDPAGDSGRTKGAESDYELSVKSRAQERYDDQRAESRLTLRPPSQAAPCAPVQNWHHKPEKLIFESCGYEANYLGSMLIKDLRGTESTQDACAKMRRSTEQMRKVPTIILSITYKGVKFIDAANKNIIAEHEIRNISCAAQDPEDLCTFAYITKDLQTDHHYCHVFSTVDVNLTYEIILTLGQAFEVAYQLALQAQRTNQKQKQSLAVGAESEVNTKSNRPVPKPRGGAQKPVVESSEDPAWLTEPKEPKHTVSTKYETPIY, from the exons TATTTGGAGGGTCCCTAATGTGAACTGTGTGGACAGTAACGGATACACGCCTCTCCACCACGCCGCGCTGAACGGACACAG CGAGGTGGTGGAGTTGTTGTTGAAGAACGAAGCTGTCACTAACGTAGCGGATAATAAGGGATGTTATCCGCTTCACCTTGCTGCTTGGAAAGGAGATCAGCGCATTGTCCGGCTGCTCATCCACAAGGGGACGTCGTATCCCAAACTCAATGAACAG ACTCTAGACCACAGAGAATTCAAACGCTGTGGCCCGTTTGACCCCTATATTAATGCCAAG aATAACGATAATGAGACCGCTCTGCACTGTGCGGCGCAGTACGGACACTCTGACGTGGTGCGTGTGTTGTTGGAGGAACTGACCGACCCCACCATGAGGAACAACCGCTTCGAGACTCCACTGGACCTCGCTGCGCTCTACGGTCGCCTGGAGGTGGTCAAGCTGCTGCTGTGTGCTCACCCCAAcctgctcaacacacacacacacactctaacacataCACCGCTTCACCTCGCCGCACGCAATGGACACCTGCCCGTTGTAGAGGTGCTGCTCAGCGCCGGAATGGACATCAACTACCAG acggAGAAAGGCAGTGCCCTTCATGAAGCTGCTCTTTTTGGGAAGACAGAAGTGGTACAGAAGCTGCTCAGTGCag GTATCAACGTGAACATTATGGACAATAAAAACCGCACGGCACTGGACATTGTGAAGGAAATGCCGTCTCAGAAAAGCCGTCAGATTGCTGCTCTCAtccagg ctcatACGAGCGGTCAGCCTCCTGATCTTCCGCCTCCTCCAGTGCCACCTTCCCAAGAGAACCTAAGAAGGGGTCAAG atgtgtgtgtagatgtgtgtgaagaAAGCCCATATGAAGCGCTGTTTGAAGCCTCTTCATGTCACTCGTTGGACAGTTTGGCCAGCGGGAAGTCGTCAGATAGAGACTCAGGAAGACCGGAGAGTGAAGCGGGAAGG tcgtTTGTGAAAGACCGTAATCCACCTCCGTCCCACTCAGGAGGAGCAGCACACGAGGAAGATCTCAGCTCCGAG GCGGTCTACACCAGCAGTAGTTTGGATGAGAGAGTGGAAGATGATGACGATCATACATATGAAACGCTGCACACTGCACAGACCAAACAccccactgacacacaaacgg aTAAGGATTCTTCTGCCAAGTCTTCCAACAACCTCTTACCTCAG AGGAAGACCACTACACCTGGTGAAGTTCGACCTCCtgcctcaaacacacacacactgaatcctCCAAGCAGCACTCTTCCATCTTCTGGAG ACAGCTCAGCCGTGCCAGAGCAGTTCACCGGTCTTCTTCACGGATCTTCGCCTGTAGTTGACACACGGGAAGGAGTGGAGCCTTCGCGGTTGCCCTCTGATCGAGGGGCCCCTAAGTGCCCGCCGCCGGTTTCCATGGCAACCGTCCGGCCCGACCCGGACCCCAAGGCTATCTACGCTACTGTGAACAAAGAACCGCGCGACTCGCCGAGCCGGAACCGTCCCGGAGACCTGAAGCTCTCTCGCAGCCTGTCCAAATCTGACTCGGACCTTCTGTCGACTCCCCCCACTGAAGAGGAGGCAGGGCTGAGTGGCCGCAGCGAATCTATGTCCAGCTGCAGCGCAGCCAAGAGGAGGATGGAGAAATCGCCGTCATTCACATCAGAGTGGGACGAG CAGACACAGAGGCGGTACTCATCCGATTGGCCGAGACACTCACCCAAACGCAAC ATTGAGAAGATCATGACGCTAATCGGAGCGGGATTCGACTTCCCTAAAGAGCAGGAGAGCAGCTTGACAG GGCTGGGGATGATATCGGATCAGTCAGTGGGGGACTGGCTGGAGCGGACTGGCCTGCCGCAGTACGAGAGCAAACTGCTGCTGAACGGCTTTGATGACCTGAGATTCATG gggagTAACGTGATGGAGGAGCAGGATCTGAAGGAGATTGGGATCACAGATGCGACTCACAGGAGGAAACTTCTGAACGCTGCTCGCACACTGCCCAAG gttaaaGGATGTGAGGGCAGTGTGCCTCTCTCTTCTTGGTTAGACTCGTTGGGTCTAAGTGAATATCTACACAGCTTTCTGCAAAGCGGATACAACACACTCGAGGCGGTGAGGAACCTGTGGGAGCTCGAGATAGTCAAC gtgctgAAGATCACCTTGTTGGGACACAGGAAGAGGATTATCGCGTCATTAACTGAGCGACTGTATGATGAGCCACCAGTGAAACCACCTCGACTCTCTCAGATCAGA tgtactgATCTGATGCCTCAGGCGTCATCCTCTGCTCTGGGTCTATCAGACTCCTACACACATCGCTCCATGGATCCTGCAGGAGATTCTGGGAGGACAAAGGGGGCAGAGTCAGACTATGAGCTATCAGTCAAATCCAGAGCACAG gaGAGGTATGATGATCAGCGAGCTGAGTCGAGGTTGACCCTCCGTCCCCCCAGTCAGGCAGCTCCATGCGCTCCTGTACAGAATTGGCATCACAAACCAGAGAAACTCATCTTTGAGTCCTGCGGCTATGAGGCTAAC tatttagGCTCCATGCTCATTAAGGACCTGAGAGGAACAGAGTCCACACAGGATGCCTGTGCTAAAATGAGG aggtctaCAGAACAGATGAGGAAGGTTCCTACCATCATCCTCTCCATCACATATAAAGGAGTCAAGTTTATTGATGCAGCTAATaag AACATCATAGCAGAACATGAGATCAGGAACATCTCTTGTGCAGCTCAGGATCCAGAGGATTTGTGTACGTTCGCCTACATCACCAAAGACCTGCAGACTGACCACCATTACTGTCATGTCTTCAGCACGGTGGATGTG AATCTGACCTATGAGATCATCCTGACTCTGGGACAGGCGTTTGAAGTGGCCTATCAGCTCGCTCTGCAGGCTCAGAGGACCAATCAGAAGCAGAAGCAAAGTTTAGCAGTCGGGGCGGAGTCAGAGGTCAACACCAAGAGTAATAGACCAGTGCCTAAACCACGTGGAGGGGCACAAAAGCCAGTG GTGGAGTCTTCAGAGGACCCTGCATGGCTTACGGAGCCCAAAGAGCCCAAACACACTGTCAGCACCAAGTACGAGACCCCcatctactga
- the LOC131365611 gene encoding ankyrin repeat and SAM domain-containing protein 1A isoform X8 produces MGKEQELLEAARTGNVAAVEKLLSGKRATSGGGGGGGFGGGGGGGGGAGHGSSGGGHSASAHALSSLLSIWRVPNVNCVDSNGYTPLHHAALNGHSEVVELLLKNEAVTNVADNKGCYPLHLAAWKGDQRIVRLLIHKGTSYPKLNEQNNDNETALHCAAQYGHSDVVRVLLEELTDPTMRNNRFETPLDLAALYGRLEVVKLLLCAHPNLLNTHTHTLTHTPLHLAARNGHLPVVEVLLSAGMDINYQTEKGSALHEAALFGKTEVVQKLLSAGINVNIMDNKNRTALDIVKEMPSQKSRQIAALIQAHTSGQPPDLPPPPVPPSQENLRRGQDVCVDVCEESPYEALFEASSCHSLDSLASGKSSDRDSGRPESEAGRSFVKDRNPPPSHSGGAAHEEDLSSEAVYTSSSLDERVEDDDDHTYETLHTAQTKHPTDTQTDKDSSAKSSNNLLPQQRKTTTPGEVRPPASNTHTLNPPSSTLPSSGDSSAVPEQFTGLLHGSSPVVDTREGVEPSRLPSDRGAPKCPPPVSMATVRPDPDPKAIYATVNKEPRDSPSRNRPGDLKLSRSLSKSDSDLLSTPPTEEEAGLSGRSESMSSCSAAKRRMEKSPSFTSEWDEIEKIMTLIGAGFDFPKEQESSLTGLGMISDQSVGDWLERTGLPQYESKLLLNGFDDLRFMGSNVMEEQDLKEIGITDATHRRKLLNAARTLPKVKGCEGSVPLSSWLDSLGLSEYLHSFLQSGYNTLEAVRNLWELEIVNVLKITLLGHRKRIIASLTERLYDEPPVKPPRLSQIRCTDLMPQASSSALGLSDSYTHRSMDPAGDSGRTKGAESDYELSVKSRAQERYDDQRAESRLTLRPPSQAAPCAPVQNWHHKPEKLIFESCGYEANYLGSMLIKDLRGTESTQDACAKMRRSTEQMRKVPTIILSITYKGVKFIDAANKNIIAEHEIRNISCAAQDPEDLCTFAYITKDLQTDHHYCHVFSTVDVNLTYEIILTLGQAFEVAYQLALQAQRTNQKQKQSLAVGAESEVNTKSNRPVPKPRGGAQKPVVESSEDPAWLTEPKEPKHTVSTKYETPIY; encoded by the exons TATTTGGAGGGTCCCTAATGTGAACTGTGTGGACAGTAACGGATACACGCCTCTCCACCACGCCGCGCTGAACGGACACAG CGAGGTGGTGGAGTTGTTGTTGAAGAACGAAGCTGTCACTAACGTAGCGGATAATAAGGGATGTTATCCGCTTCACCTTGCTGCTTGGAAAGGAGATCAGCGCATTGTCCGGCTGCTCATCCACAAGGGGACGTCGTATCCCAAACTCAATGAACAG aATAACGATAATGAGACCGCTCTGCACTGTGCGGCGCAGTACGGACACTCTGACGTGGTGCGTGTGTTGTTGGAGGAACTGACCGACCCCACCATGAGGAACAACCGCTTCGAGACTCCACTGGACCTCGCTGCGCTCTACGGTCGCCTGGAGGTGGTCAAGCTGCTGCTGTGTGCTCACCCCAAcctgctcaacacacacacacacactctaacacataCACCGCTTCACCTCGCCGCACGCAATGGACACCTGCCCGTTGTAGAGGTGCTGCTCAGCGCCGGAATGGACATCAACTACCAG acggAGAAAGGCAGTGCCCTTCATGAAGCTGCTCTTTTTGGGAAGACAGAAGTGGTACAGAAGCTGCTCAGTGCag GTATCAACGTGAACATTATGGACAATAAAAACCGCACGGCACTGGACATTGTGAAGGAAATGCCGTCTCAGAAAAGCCGTCAGATTGCTGCTCTCAtccagg ctcatACGAGCGGTCAGCCTCCTGATCTTCCGCCTCCTCCAGTGCCACCTTCCCAAGAGAACCTAAGAAGGGGTCAAG atgtgtgtgtagatgtgtgtgaagaAAGCCCATATGAAGCGCTGTTTGAAGCCTCTTCATGTCACTCGTTGGACAGTTTGGCCAGCGGGAAGTCGTCAGATAGAGACTCAGGAAGACCGGAGAGTGAAGCGGGAAGG tcgtTTGTGAAAGACCGTAATCCACCTCCGTCCCACTCAGGAGGAGCAGCACACGAGGAAGATCTCAGCTCCGAG GCGGTCTACACCAGCAGTAGTTTGGATGAGAGAGTGGAAGATGATGACGATCATACATATGAAACGCTGCACACTGCACAGACCAAACAccccactgacacacaaacgg aTAAGGATTCTTCTGCCAAGTCTTCCAACAACCTCTTACCTCAG CAGAGGAAGACCACTACACCTGGTGAAGTTCGACCTCCtgcctcaaacacacacacactgaatcctCCAAGCAGCACTCTTCCATCTTCTGGAG ACAGCTCAGCCGTGCCAGAGCAGTTCACCGGTCTTCTTCACGGATCTTCGCCTGTAGTTGACACACGGGAAGGAGTGGAGCCTTCGCGGTTGCCCTCTGATCGAGGGGCCCCTAAGTGCCCGCCGCCGGTTTCCATGGCAACCGTCCGGCCCGACCCGGACCCCAAGGCTATCTACGCTACTGTGAACAAAGAACCGCGCGACTCGCCGAGCCGGAACCGTCCCGGAGACCTGAAGCTCTCTCGCAGCCTGTCCAAATCTGACTCGGACCTTCTGTCGACTCCCCCCACTGAAGAGGAGGCAGGGCTGAGTGGCCGCAGCGAATCTATGTCCAGCTGCAGCGCAGCCAAGAGGAGGATGGAGAAATCGCCGTCATTCACATCAGAGTGGGACGAG ATTGAGAAGATCATGACGCTAATCGGAGCGGGATTCGACTTCCCTAAAGAGCAGGAGAGCAGCTTGACAG GGCTGGGGATGATATCGGATCAGTCAGTGGGGGACTGGCTGGAGCGGACTGGCCTGCCGCAGTACGAGAGCAAACTGCTGCTGAACGGCTTTGATGACCTGAGATTCATG gggagTAACGTGATGGAGGAGCAGGATCTGAAGGAGATTGGGATCACAGATGCGACTCACAGGAGGAAACTTCTGAACGCTGCTCGCACACTGCCCAAG gttaaaGGATGTGAGGGCAGTGTGCCTCTCTCTTCTTGGTTAGACTCGTTGGGTCTAAGTGAATATCTACACAGCTTTCTGCAAAGCGGATACAACACACTCGAGGCGGTGAGGAACCTGTGGGAGCTCGAGATAGTCAAC gtgctgAAGATCACCTTGTTGGGACACAGGAAGAGGATTATCGCGTCATTAACTGAGCGACTGTATGATGAGCCACCAGTGAAACCACCTCGACTCTCTCAGATCAGA tgtactgATCTGATGCCTCAGGCGTCATCCTCTGCTCTGGGTCTATCAGACTCCTACACACATCGCTCCATGGATCCTGCAGGAGATTCTGGGAGGACAAAGGGGGCAGAGTCAGACTATGAGCTATCAGTCAAATCCAGAGCACAG gaGAGGTATGATGATCAGCGAGCTGAGTCGAGGTTGACCCTCCGTCCCCCCAGTCAGGCAGCTCCATGCGCTCCTGTACAGAATTGGCATCACAAACCAGAGAAACTCATCTTTGAGTCCTGCGGCTATGAGGCTAAC tatttagGCTCCATGCTCATTAAGGACCTGAGAGGAACAGAGTCCACACAGGATGCCTGTGCTAAAATGAGG aggtctaCAGAACAGATGAGGAAGGTTCCTACCATCATCCTCTCCATCACATATAAAGGAGTCAAGTTTATTGATGCAGCTAATaag AACATCATAGCAGAACATGAGATCAGGAACATCTCTTGTGCAGCTCAGGATCCAGAGGATTTGTGTACGTTCGCCTACATCACCAAAGACCTGCAGACTGACCACCATTACTGTCATGTCTTCAGCACGGTGGATGTG AATCTGACCTATGAGATCATCCTGACTCTGGGACAGGCGTTTGAAGTGGCCTATCAGCTCGCTCTGCAGGCTCAGAGGACCAATCAGAAGCAGAAGCAAAGTTTAGCAGTCGGGGCGGAGTCAGAGGTCAACACCAAGAGTAATAGACCAGTGCCTAAACCACGTGGAGGGGCACAAAAGCCAGTG GTGGAGTCTTCAGAGGACCCTGCATGGCTTACGGAGCCCAAAGAGCCCAAACACACTGTCAGCACCAAGTACGAGACCCCcatctactga